The Plectropomus leopardus isolate mb chromosome 15, YSFRI_Pleo_2.0, whole genome shotgun sequence genome has a segment encoding these proteins:
- the ppp1r21 gene encoding protein phosphatase 1 regulatory subunit 21 has product MANVTDLQTKYSKLAQEYSKLRAQNQVLKKAVVDEQANSASFKEQLKQRDQSLRKQEQEMDSLSFRNQQLAKRVELLQEELAVSEAKGKKGKSKADSPSQHGLETQNVFDEDLQKKIEENERLHIQFYEADERHRRQEAELTTRLQELERDSEQHQAVVDGLTTKYMETIERLQSDKARLELKAQTLEREAKECRMRTEECQQQLRRCQTELNRQVKQSSSVIQEKVPFNDTKFSDYNSLNVPPHNRRHQLKARDLAGQALSFIQDLVAALLNFHSYTEQRVHIYPLDSSIEPISPLNQKFSHYLHENAAYVRPLEDSFLQLHQSITEDTVTVLETVVKLKSFADYFSSYTHFLQKILPYQLKSLEEECDAPLCTAALTVKNQELQSDMKRVTSVFEKLQSYINLLALPSVRQDAMPQSSTSAVFTQLAACLHSLHDAIKEMSKHYNQKAGLEKELPTVTQKLSTTTECLLGSLGSLTSSTGKIATFFSNNLDFFTSSGYSPKGSTATLNPLQAESMLANKKKAAAYFHAIKKARPQSVPYREALSNRRILTSSTESREGLTQQVQQSQEKIARLEQEKEHWLLEAQLGKVRLEKENQRIAELEAQLAAALGGSPNSQPATASTLAESHEEAEKEQRAAGKETTLCTSLVGMLCTTPTVEHVGDEESREQLIKTHYMARVGELTTQLQISDSKAVHFHSECRALAKRLAIAEKSRETLSEEVKVANQNITRLQDELTTTKRSYEDQLSMMSDHLCSMNETLSKQREEIDTLKLGSKGNAKKNKGR; this is encoded by the exons ATGGCTAACGTGACAGACCTgcaaacaaaatacagcaaGCTGGCACAGGAGTACTCCAAG ctCCGCGCCCAGAACCAGGTGCTGAAGAAGGCGGTCGTGGATGAACAGGCCAACTCTGCCTCATTTAAG GAGCAGCTGAAGCAGAGGGACCAGAGTCTGAGGAAGCAGGAGCAGGAGATGGACAGTCTCAGCTTCAGGAACCAACAGCTGGCCAAGAGAGTGGAGCTGCTGCAAGAGGAGCTAGCTGTCAGTGAAGCCAAGGGCAAAAAGGGGAAG AGTAAAGCAGACTCTCCGTCACAGCATGGTCTGGAGACTCAGAATGTTTTTGATGAGGACCTGCAGAAAAAGATAGAAGAAAATGAGCGACTTCACATCCAA TTTTATGAAGCAGATGAGCGGCACAGGAGGCAGGAGGCCGAGCTTACAACACGACTGCAGGAGCTGGAGAGAGACTCCGAGCAGCACCAGGCTGTTGTGGACGGACTCACCACGAAGTACATGGAAACAATTGAGCGGCTGCAGAGTGACAAAGCACGTTTAGAG TTGAAAGCACAGACCTTGGAGAGGGAAGCAAAGGAGTGCAGAATGCGAACAGAAGAATG tcagcagcagttGAGGCGATGCCAGACCGAGTTGAACAGACAGGTGAAGCAAAGCAGCAGCGTTATCCAGGAGAAAGTGCCCTTTAATGACACCA AATTTAGTGACTACAACAGCCTAAATGTGCCACCACACAATCGGAGACACCAG ctgaaagCACGGGACTTGGCTGGTCAGGCTCTGAGCTTTATTCAGGACCTGGTGGCTGCTCTGTTGAACTTCCACTCCTACACAGAACAGAGAGTGCACATCTATCCCCTGGACTCCTCCATCGAGCCCATCTCCCCTCTAAACCAGA agTTTTCTCATTATCTACATGAGAATGCAGCCTATGTGCGCCCCCTAGAGGACAGCTTTCTGCAGTTACACCAAAGCATCACAGAGGACACTGTCACAGTACTG GAGACTGTGGTCAAGCTGAAGAGTTTTGCTGATTATTTCTCTTCATACACCCACTTTCTGCAAAAGATTCTTCCTTACCAGCTGAAAAG CCTGGAAGAAGAGTGCGACGCACCTCTTTGTACTGCTGCCCTTACTGTGAAAAACCAGGAGTTGCAGAGTGATATGAAGAGAGTAACTTCGGTGTTTGAGAAGCTGCAGAGCTACATTAACCTTTTGGCCTTACCTA GTGTTCGGCAGGATGCCATGCCACAGAGCAGCACCTCAGCTGTCTTCACCCAGCTGGCTGCCTGCCTGCACAGTCTTCACGATGCCATTAAAG aGATGTCAAAGCACTACAACCAGAAGGCTGGCTTAGAGAAGGAACTCCCCACCGTCACCCAGAAGCTCAGCACCACCACAGAGTGCCTGCTGGGATCTTTGGGCTCTCTGACCAGCAGCACTGGCAAG ATTGCCACTTTCTTCAGCAACAACTTGGACTTCTTCACATCATCGGGCTACAGTCCAAAAGGCAGCACAGCAACACTCAACCCCTTGCAGGCAGAGAGTATGCTGGCCAACAAAAAGAAAGCAGCTGCCTATTTCCATGCAATCAAAAAG GCAAGGCCACAGTCTGTTCCATACAGAGAAGCCCTGTCAAACCGTCGTATACTCACCAGCTCCACCGAGAGCAGAGAAGGTCTCACTCAGCAG GTGCAGCAGAGCCAGGAGAAGATTGCTCGGCTGGAGCAAGAGAAGGAGCACTGGCTCCTGGAGGCCCAGCTGGGGAAGGTGCGGTTGGAAAAGGAAAACCAGCGCATTGCGGAGCTGGAAGCGCAGCTCGCGGCAGCTCTAGGGGGAAGTCCAAATTCACAACCAGCCACAGCCAGCACGCTCGCAGAGAGCCATGAGGAAGCAGAGAAGGAGCAGAGGGCTGCTGGGAAAGAGACTACGCTGTGCACCAGCCTG GTTGGCATGTTGTGCACAACACCTACAGTTGAGCAT gTGGGAGACGAGGAGTCCAGAGAGCAGCTGATAAAGACTCACTACATGGCCAGAGTAGGAGAGCTCACCACCCAGCTCCAGATTTCAGACAGCAAAGCAGTGCACTTTCACTCAGAG TGTCGGGCTTTGGCCAAGAGATTAGCCATTGCAGAAAAGTCACGGGAGACTCTGAGCGAGGAGGTCAAGGTGGCTAATCAGAACATCACACGCTTGCAG GATGAGCTGACCACAACGAAGAGGAGCTATGAAGACCAGCTCAGCATGATGAGCGACCACCTGTGTAGTATGAATGAGACTTTGAGcaagcagagagaggagatcGACACACTCAAACTGGGCAGCAAG GGAAATGCCAAAAAGAATAAAGGTCGCTAG